The Zygosaccharomyces rouxii strain CBS732 chromosome A complete sequence genome window below encodes:
- a CDS encoding uncharacterized protein (no similarity), whose translation MSNKKKKSKSKASESHNRGGRENSPRGQHNSPSSQRDDSISDQQGSENSGTGSGTNGIKVAARLFRNPLFSKRGFKHAKEGLKSESSGDSISGLRCLGCGLLVLYPILMIGYSIAGFLSGDKNNRMYVFLYGSPLFTAVPYCILYLDNVDRLLLSIFEIGEKSLLEYFADPGIRELLLTVFEIVGFIYQCVKGRQNFWIFICGIAGFICYLVGNTLLIWERKKRPKPAMADSA comes from the coding sequence ATGTccaacaaaaagaagaagagtaagAGTAAGGCCAGCGAGAGCCACAATCGTGGTGGAAGAGAGAACAGTCCTCGTGGACAACATAACTCTCCCTCATCGCAAAGAGACGACAGTATCTCTGATCAGCAAGGAAGCGAGAACAGCGGTACTGGCTCTGGAACAAACGGGATCAAAGTAGCCGCTCGCTTGTTCCGCAATCCATTATTCTCCAAAAGAGGGTTCAAACATGCAAAAGAGGGATTAAAAAGTGAGAGTTCAGGTGACTCAATAAGCGGACTAAGGTGTCTTGGCTGCGGGCTTCTCGTCCTTTACCCTATTTTGATGATAGGCTACAGTATCGCCGGTTTTCTTTCCGGGGACAAAAATAATAGAATGTATGTTTTTCTGTATGGAAGTCCACTATTCACTGCTGTTCCTTATTGCATACTGTACTTGGATAATGTCGATAGATTGCTTTTAAGCATATTTGAGATTGGGGAGAAGAGTTTGCTCGAATATTTCGCAGACCCGGGAATCAGAGAGCTCCTCTTGACTGTTTTTGAGATTGTGGGATTCATTTATCAATGCGTGAAGGGTAgacaaaatttttggatatTTATATGCGGGATTGCCGGTTTTATTTGTTATCTCGTAGGAAATACTTTGCTAATCTgggaaagaaagaaaaggcCAAAACCGGCGATGGCTGACTCGGCGTGA
- a CDS encoding uncharacterized protein (no similarity) — protein sequence MSVISDEGEMDLEKCVETYEEEEIELPEDSTSGKLVYFLVPYFFEKTWISDIVASLSAAYGASLVRLAYFSLRDFYDVSFETKLSDIFSPLWMIIHYFLCFTFSFWNFIDNRKKVKIETKVLQQLLKEVAEIDLTGDPVAWQRIASRVNHFSEETGYRYSLFCSGEHCMHFFVREIVKPIECQTYDIQCYCEGEMYRNFWKNPPNKVLTERALANYNKSVENFGELLHTAEKDGCRDDTFEKFHSIFNTSMFYLVIIELALTVVMMLAFIISMISYAIFRYPSIVCLS from the coding sequence ATGAGTGTGATCAGTGACGAAggtgaaatggatttagaGAAGTGTGTAGAGACgtatgaagaggaggaaataGAATTACCAGAGGACAGTACTAGTGGAAAGTTGGTATACTTCCTTGTCCCATATTTCTTCGAGAAAACATGGATATCCGACATTGTCGCTTCCCTTTCAGCTGCATATGGTGCATCATTGGTACGGTTAGCGTACTTTAGTCTGCGAGATTTTTATGatgtttcttttgaaacaaAACTTTCAGACATATTTTCTCCCTTATGGATGATCATTCATTACTTCCTATGCTTTAcgttttctttttggaaCTTCATCGACAATAGGAAAAAGGTTAAGATTGAGACCAAAGTGCTCCAACAATTATTGAAGGAAGTGGCTGAAATAGACCTGACCGGGGATCCAGTAGCTTGGCAAAGAATTGCATCTAGAGTTAATCACTTTTCTGAAGAGACAGGATATCGGTATTCCCTTTTTTGCAGTGGGGAGCATTGTATGCACTTTTTTGTGAGAGAAATCGTAAAACCAATAGAATGTCAGACCTACGACATCCAATGTTATTGCGAAGGAGAAATGTAcaggaatttttggaaaaatccaccaaataaGGTGCTAACTGAGAGAGCACTTGCGAATTATAACAAAAGCGTCGagaattttggtgaattgttACATACGGCAGAAAAAGATGGATGTAGAGATGATACTTTCGAGAAGTTTCATAGTATTTTCAACACCTCAATGTTTTACTTGGTGATAATAGAATTAGCGCTCACTGTGGTTATGATGCTGGCCTTCATTATCTCGATGATTTCTTATGCCATTTTTCGCTACCCCTCAATAGTATGTTTATCATAA
- a CDS encoding uncharacterized protein (no similarity) — MSNKKKSKSKASESHKRGGRENSPRGQHNPPSPQRGNSISDQQGSENSGTGSRTYGIKLAARLFRNPLFSKRGFKHAKEVLKIERLDKLKSVIRCAGSFCLFFYPWFLTGYSIAGFLYGDKNNSIHVFVYANPLFTAIPYCIRYLDDVDTLLLSTFEIEEKSLLGYFADPGIRELLLTVFEIAGLIYQCIKGGQKYRIFVLGILSFIFYLLGNIILIVKRKKRPGSVAGDSA, encoded by the coding sequence ATGTccaacaaaaagaagagtaagAGTAAGGCCAGCGAGAGCCACAAGCGTGGTGGAAGAGAGAACAGTCCTCGCGGACAACACAACCCCCCCTCACCGCAAAGAGGCAACAGTATCTCTGATCAGCAAGGAAGCGAGAACAGCGGTACTGGCTCTAGAACATACGGGATCAAATTAGCCGCTCGCTTGTTCCGCAATCCAttgttttccaaaagaggGTTTAAGCATGCAAAAGAAGTACTAAAAATTGAGAGGTTAGATAAATTAAAAAGCGTAATAAGGTGTGCAGGCAGCTTCTGTCTCTTCTTTTACCCTTGGTTTTTGACAGGATACAGTATCGCCGGTTTTTTATATGGGGACAAAAATAATAGTATACATGTTTTTGTGTATGCCAATCCACTATTTACTGCTATTCCCTATTGCATACGATACTTGGATGATGTCGATACATTGCTTTTAAGCACATTTGAGATTGAGGAGAAGAGCTTGCTCGGATATTTCGCAGACCCGGGAATCAGAGAGCTTCTCTTGACTGTTTTTGAGATTGCCGGGCTCATTTATCAATGCATCAAGGGTGGACAGAAGTATAGAATCTTTGTATTGGGGATTCTcagttttattttttatcttctaGGAAATATTATCCTGAtcgtgaaaagaaagaaaaggcCAGGATCGGTAGCGGGTGACTCGGCGTGA
- a CDS encoding uncharacterized protein (no similarity): MSMISDDSETDLEKCVQTYEEEEIELPEDSSGGKLTYFLAPYFFEKTWISNIILSLLGAYASSCAPLAYFCLRDFYDNKIETKLSDLFSPLWMIIHYFLCFTFSFLNFIYDRKKVDIETKALRKLLKEVAQVDLTGDPVAWRRIASRVNHFSEEGGHHYSVFYSGEHCMRFFVREIVKPIERQTYDIRCYFDGEICSNFWKNPPNKVLAERALANYNKSFENFGGLSHTAEKDGCRDGIFEKYRNIFNISMFYFMIIETVSFVVMIMAFIISMISCAIFNLFATAQ, encoded by the coding sequence ATGAGTATGATAAGTGACGACAGTGAAACGGATTTAGAGAAGTGTGTGCAGACgtatgaagaggaggaaataGAATTGCCAGAGGACAGTTCTGGTGGAAAATTGACATACTTCCTTGCTCCATATTTCTTCGAGAAAACATGGATATCCAACATTAtcctttctcttttagGTGCATATGCTTCATCATGCGCACCGTTGGCGTACTTTTGTCTGCGAGACTTTTAtgataataaaattgaaacaaaaCTTTCAGACCTATTTTCTCCTTTATGGATGATCATTCATTATTTCCTATGCTttactttttcttttttgaaCTTCATCTACGATAGGAAGAAAGTTGATATTGAGACAAAAGCGCTCCGAAAGTTATTGAAGGAAGTGGCTCAGGTGGATCTAACAGGGGATCCAGTAGCTTGGCGGAGAATTGCATCTAGAGTTAATCACTTTTCTGAAGAGGGGGGACATCATTATTCCGTTTTTTACAGTGGAGAGCATTGTATGCGCTTTTTTGTGAGAGAAATCGTAAAACCAATAGAGCGTCAGACCTACGATATCCGATGTTATTTTGATGGAGAAATATGCagcaatttttggaaaaatccaccaaataaGGTGTTAGCCGAGAGAGCACTTGCGAATTATAACAAGAGCTTTGAGAACTTTGGTGGATTATCACATACGGCAGAAAAAGATGGATGTAGAGATGGTATTTTCGAGAAGTATCgcaatattttcaacatctCAATGTTTTACTTCATGATAATAGAAACAGTGTCCTTTGTGGTTATGATCATGGCCTTCATTATCTCGATGATTTCTTGTGCcatttttaatttattCGCTACCGCTCAATAG
- a CDS encoding uncharacterized protein (some similarities with uniprot|P53344 Saccharomyces cerevisiae YGR295C COS6 Protein of unknown function member of a family of conserved often subtelomerically-encoded proteins), protein MFYEMSKHCFPSVVSCTFCVIAWVAFSMDASYQNVPGFYMIGRVVFEFAFIFPFGWLYYSKSHPDTTLLVQQVLKSNPGLDIEKWDEIANRLNSSFYQEHIWNTPYFFYDGQQGQLAFRDNVLRPYLEGKFEDISDKDKIQSAKFYLQSINENFKLSLKDNLPESFLNSELPRDTYRNKSMLHSRHLFMGIIFLRRQYQILLGIVMGLFQKSFFSLFCCIFWDQIFSRDNWSFYWLVYPEMGIMQGIKFLAIITKVSPGEELDKWDQIARYMNQYLSEEYKHLPNNKFFDGKHCLDCYQACFKPLSVGNSLVYGELKEIVEFTKRRVE, encoded by the coding sequence ATGTTTTATGAAATGTCGAAGCATTGTTTCCCCAGTGTGGTCTCATGTACATTCTGCGTCATCGCCTGGGTAGCATTTTCAATGGATGCTTCTTATCAAAATGTCCCTGGATTCTACATGATTGGCCGTGTTGTTTTCGAATTTGCATTTATATTTCCCTTTGGATGGCTTTATTATTCGAAATCGCATCCCGATACGACATTGTTGGTTCAGCAGGTGTTAAAATCGAATCCTGGTCTTGATATCGAGAAATGGGACGAAATTGCGAATAGATTAAACTCTTCCTTTTACCAAGAACATATCTGGAACACACCTTACTTTTTTTATGATGGTCAACAGGGTCAACTTGCATTCAGAGATAATGTTTTAAGGCCATATCTCGAAGGgaaatttgaagatatttCCGATAAGGACAAGATACAATCAGCAAAGTTTTACCTACAATCaataaatgaaaattttaaacTATCATTAAAGGACAATTTGCCAGAATCCTTTCTAAATTCTGAACTACCCAGGGACACCTACAGAAACAAATCTATGCTTCACTCGCGACATTTGTTCATGGGAATCATATTTTTGCGGCGtcaatatcaaattttgtTGGGGATCGTAATGGGACTTTTTCAGAAATCATTTTTTAGTTTGTTTTGTTGCATATTTTGGGATCAAATTTTCTCAAGAGACAACTGGAGCTTCTATTGGTTGGTATATCCAGAGATGGGTATAATGCAAggaataaaatttttggcaATCATAACAAAAGTTAGTCCTGGAGAAGAACTGGATAAATGGGACCAAATAGCCAGGTATATGAATCAATATTTGTCTGAGGAATATAAACATCTTCCTAATAATAAATTTTTCGACGGTAAGCACTGTTTAGACTGTTACCAAGCTTGCTTTAAACCACTTTCCGTTGGAAACAGCTTAGTTTATGGAGAGTTGAAGGAAATTGTGGAGtttacaaaaagaagagtagagtaa
- a CDS encoding ATP-dependent dethiobiotin synthetase BioD (similar to uniprot|P53630 Saccharomyces cerevisiae YNR057C BIO4 Dethiobiotin synthetase catalyzes the third step in the biotin biosynthesis pathway BIO4 is in a cluster of 3 genes (BIO3 BIO4 and BIO5) that mediate biotin synthesis expression appears to be repressed at low iron levels): protein MGKYPFSSTLMKPPVFFVTGTDTDVGKTFISSLLVYKWRANYWKPVQTGIESDIGDTATVSNVLVDDSWKPHLFPPRHQLLKPLSPYEAMDYEPGVNVQLTDFEIPEGTDEHPLVVEGAGGVAVPVTKKMETIVDLIKELSFKCDRPFYIILVARSTLGTINHTFLTLNYLRSNGLGDKMLGVVVNGEQNEGNLKVMREFGVNILATVDYHTSMSEALSDIPSFCSLDLARNDPASTQKN from the coding sequence ATGGGCAAATATCCATTCTCTTCTACCTTAATGAAACCGCCTGTTTTTTTCGTCACAGGCACAGACACTGATGTTGGCAAAACCTTCATTTCATCGCTACTAGTATACAAATGGAGAGCTAACTACTGGAAACCAGTCCAAACAGGAATTGAATCTGATATTGGTGACACTGCTACGGTTTCTAACGTATTGGTAGACGATTCTTGGAAGCCTCATCTATTTCCCCCACGGCATCAGCTGCTAAAACCATTGTCACCATATGAAGCAATGGACTACGAACCAGGAGTTAATGTACAGCTTacagattttgaaattcctgAAGGCACCGACGAGCACCCTCTTGTTGTAGAAGGGGCGGGTGGAGTCGCCGTTCCAGTTACGAAAAAAATGGAGACCATTGTGGATctcatcaaagaattgagtTTCAAATGCGATCGGCCTTTCTATATCATACTCGTGGCAAGAAGTACACTTGGCACGATAAATCATACGTTTTTGACGTTGAATTACCTTCGTAGTAATGGGCTAGGTGACAAGATGCTTGGGGTTGTTGTAAACGGTGAACAAAATGAGGGAAACCTAAAAGTAATGAGAGAATTCGGAGTGAACATTTTAGCTACCGTCGACTATCATACTTCTATGTCAGAGGCGCTGTCCGATATTCCATCTTTTTGCTCACTTGATCTTGCTCGCAACGATCCTGCCTCGACtcaaaagaattag